The genomic window GCCAAGCAGATCCTCGAAGGGCGCTTCCCCGAGCGTGTCATCGAGGCGGCCGTGAAGCGCATGATGCCCCGCGGCCCGCTCGGCCGTCAGCAGATGAAGAACCTTCGCGTGTACGCAGGTCCCGAGCATCCCCACGAGGCGCAGCAGCCCGTGTCGGTCGATCTCGCCGCGCAGAACAAGAAGAATGTGAGGACCTGGTGAGCGACACCACTGTCTCGTCCCTCGAGGACCTGGGCTCCGCCATCGGGCAGGACGTTGCGCCGGAAGAGACCGGCCCGGTCCATGTCCAGAAGCTCGACCAGTACGGCCGCGCGTATGCCACCGGCAAGCGCAAGGACGCCGTCGCCCGCGTGTGGGTGAAGCCGGGCTCCGGCCGCATCGTTGTCAGCGGCAAGCCGATGGAAGAGTACTTCGCCCGTCCGGTGCTGCAGATGGTCATCCGCCAGCCGCTGCTGATCACGCAGCGCGAGGGCCAGTTCGACATCATCTGCACCGTCTCCGGCGGCGGCCTCTCCGGCCAGGCCGGTGCCGTGCGTCACGGCATCTCCAAGGCGCTCACGCACTACGAGCCGGGCCTGCGCCCGGTCCTGAAGCGCGTCGGCTTCCTGACCCGCGACTCGCGCGTCGTCGAGCGCAAGAAGTACGGCCGCCGCAAGGCCCGCCGTTCGTTCCAGTTCTCGAAGCGCTGACGAGACCGGAGCCGGGCACGTGGAACACGCTGTCCGGCTCGATCGATATCGCCCCGGTTCGATCGGCGAAGTGGTGCGCCTCCATGGCGCCTACTACGCCGCGAACTGGGGTTTTTCTTCGCGCTTCGAGGCGGACGTCGCCGCGGGGCTCGGCACCTTCGTCGCCCGGATGGACGGCGACAGGGACCTCTTCCTCACCGCCTGGATCGGCGACACGCTCGCCGGATCGGCGACCCTCGACCGCACCATCACCGGCGGCGACGGGGCGGACGGGGAGGTGGCGCGCCTCAGGTGGTTCATCGTCAGCGACGCGGCGCGCGGCACTGGTGTCGGGCGCCTTCTTCTGTCCCACGCACTGGCCTTCGCGGACGAGCGCGGCTATAGGCTCGTGTGGTTGACGACGTTCGCGGGGCTCGACGCCGCGCGGCATCTCTACGAGAGCCACGGCTTCCGCCTGGTGGCCGAGACGGGTGAGGACAAATGGCACGGTGGT from Acuticoccus sediminis includes these protein-coding regions:
- the rpsI gene encoding 30S ribosomal protein S9, with the translated sequence MSDTTVSSLEDLGSAIGQDVAPEETGPVHVQKLDQYGRAYATGKRKDAVARVWVKPGSGRIVVSGKPMEEYFARPVLQMVIRQPLLITQREGQFDIICTVSGGGLSGQAGAVRHGISKALTHYEPGLRPVLKRVGFLTRDSRVVERKKYGRRKARRSFQFSKR
- a CDS encoding GNAT family N-acetyltransferase, whose amino-acid sequence is MEHAVRLDRYRPGSIGEVVRLHGAYYAANWGFSSRFEADVAAGLGTFVARMDGDRDLFLTAWIGDTLAGSATLDRTITGGDGADGEVARLRWFIVSDAARGTGVGRLLLSHALAFADERGYRLVWLTTFAGLDAARHLYESHGFRLVAETGEDKWHGGVGEQRFERRVDDDGPARAAGT